The following proteins are co-located in the Vibrio azureus genome:
- the galU gene encoding UTP--glucose-1-phosphate uridylyltransferase GalU, translated as MIKKCLFPAAGYGTRFLPATKSMPKEMMPVVNKPLIEYGVEEAIQAGMDGMCIVTGRGKHSIMDHFDKNYELEHQISGTNKEELLGDIREIIDSANFTYIRQREMKGLGHAILTGRELIGDEPFAVVLADDLCVNEEEGVLAQMVALFKQFRCSIVAVQEVPEEETHKYGVISGEMIKDDIFRVDDMVEKPEQGTAPSNLAIIGRYILTPDIFELIENTEPGKGGEIQITDALLKQAKAGCVLAYKFKGQRFDCGSVEGYIEATNYCFENLYLKDEKKSELGKHATHKEA; from the coding sequence ATGATTAAAAAATGTTTGTTCCCTGCGGCAGGTTACGGCACGCGCTTCCTACCTGCGACTAAATCAATGCCAAAAGAAATGATGCCAGTAGTGAACAAGCCACTGATTGAATATGGTGTTGAAGAAGCGATCCAAGCTGGTATGGATGGTATGTGTATTGTAACAGGTCGTGGTAAACACTCCATTATGGACCACTTCGATAAAAACTATGAGCTTGAGCATCAAATCAGTGGTACCAATAAAGAAGAATTGTTGGGCGATATCCGAGAAATCATTGACTCAGCCAACTTTACCTACATTCGTCAACGCGAAATGAAAGGCTTAGGCCATGCCATTCTAACAGGACGTGAGCTGATCGGTGACGAACCTTTTGCAGTAGTACTGGCTGATGACCTTTGCGTCAACGAAGAAGAGGGCGTACTAGCTCAAATGGTGGCGCTGTTTAAGCAATTCCGTTGTTCAATCGTTGCTGTTCAGGAAGTGCCGGAAGAAGAAACACACAAGTATGGTGTAATATCTGGTGAGATGATCAAAGATGATATCTTCCGTGTCGATGACATGGTTGAGAAACCGGAGCAAGGCACAGCACCAAGTAACCTAGCGATCATCGGTCGTTACATCCTGACTCCAGATATTTTTGAACTGATCGAAAATACAGAACCTGGCAAAGGTGGCGAGATCCAAATTACTGACGCACTACTTAAGCAAGCCAAAGCAGGCTGCGTTCTAGCCTATAAATTCAAAGGACAACGCTTTGACTGTGGTAGCGTAGAAGGTTACATCGAAGCAACTAACTACTGCTTTGAAAACCTATATTTAAAAGACGAAAAGAAATCTGAGCTCGGGAAGCACGCAACGCATAAAGAAGCCTAA
- the csrD gene encoding RNase E specificity factor CsrD → MRYTPTLKLSTRLVAFVTMIVTCAMFILFVGGTLSFQRLGQEYLNHYLEGIVEVVDKELEDPDAAYSMQRWMPKMLQASNIVEMTLAANGTVIYRFKDTSHKMEESVLFERQYHLAHNPGYTIAFKAIPPYLGYGYSIQALLSITMAVLLIIFCLIRGVAWLKAQLLGSEMLEERGRMILAGQVEQHAKGDEREWPYTASEALDLLIEELQDARQERSRFDTFIRTQTFLDKLTGTANRVLFDSKLESALLENGSRGAVLLLRIQDWKLVEGMQDKRTCNEFIVDVGSLLSNLVQRYPDVTFSRYYNADFALLLPHQAAKNISNLASQLLRQLEKLNPPTPLERDNWCHIGITMYKGGEKHGQILDEVETALRSAQLQHSNNWSRFKKWHDDEAVRGSVRWRTLFDSALTAEKIILCAQAVYTINDLPHKKQIYKELTCRLRDPENGVIKASRFISMVRQVGYTTQMDRSVLQAFLSTFKPAVGFAEHYAICLNVMPFAERGYLKWFRDELLQLSKEQRHCLNFEFVEAQFVKHLDFMRPVAKMLVGLGCHVVIGQAGRTIVSTHYLKEVEIVYLKLHRSLVTNIDQRHENQLFVRSMLGATENCKTKLIAVGIENKLELDTLAELGVYAGQGTYFSVEEQYFPSIKVPTAVKRETQVQLGKRNRWRKK, encoded by the coding sequence ATGAGATATACCCCAACGCTTAAATTAAGCACTCGTTTAGTTGCGTTTGTTACTATGATTGTGACTTGTGCAATGTTTATCCTGTTTGTCGGTGGCACCTTATCTTTTCAGCGCTTAGGGCAAGAATATCTCAATCATTATTTAGAAGGGATTGTTGAGGTCGTTGATAAAGAACTGGAAGACCCGGATGCGGCGTACTCCATGCAGCGATGGATGCCGAAAATGTTACAGGCAAGTAACATTGTTGAGATGACTTTGGCTGCGAATGGTACCGTCATCTACCGTTTTAAAGATACCTCGCACAAGATGGAAGAGTCAGTACTGTTTGAACGTCAATACCACTTGGCTCATAACCCTGGCTATACCATTGCTTTTAAAGCGATTCCCCCATACCTTGGCTACGGTTACTCAATCCAAGCATTACTATCGATCACAATGGCAGTGCTGTTGATCATTTTTTGTTTAATACGAGGAGTCGCTTGGCTTAAAGCGCAATTATTAGGCTCCGAAATGCTGGAAGAACGTGGGCGAATGATTTTGGCTGGGCAGGTTGAACAACATGCTAAAGGAGATGAGAGAGAGTGGCCCTATACCGCCAGTGAAGCTTTAGATCTATTAATAGAAGAACTGCAAGATGCCCGTCAAGAGCGTAGTCGCTTCGATACATTTATTCGTACTCAGACTTTCCTTGATAAATTAACAGGGACAGCAAACAGAGTGTTATTTGATAGTAAATTAGAGTCTGCTTTGCTTGAAAATGGTTCACGTGGAGCGGTCTTGCTGCTTCGAATTCAAGACTGGAAACTGGTTGAAGGCATGCAAGATAAACGAACTTGCAATGAGTTTATTGTTGATGTCGGAAGCTTATTATCCAACCTAGTTCAACGTTATCCAGATGTTACTTTTTCTCGCTACTATAATGCCGATTTTGCACTACTCTTACCTCATCAAGCGGCTAAGAACATCTCTAATTTAGCTTCTCAACTGTTGCGACAGTTAGAAAAACTGAATCCACCGACTCCGTTAGAACGAGACAATTGGTGCCATATTGGTATTACGATGTACAAAGGTGGAGAGAAGCATGGGCAGATTCTAGATGAAGTTGAAACTGCTTTACGTAGTGCACAATTACAGCACAGTAATAACTGGAGCCGTTTTAAAAAATGGCATGATGATGAAGCGGTTCGGGGAAGTGTCCGCTGGCGGACATTATTCGATTCTGCCCTGACGGCTGAAAAAATCATACTTTGTGCTCAAGCAGTTTACACAATCAATGATCTACCACATAAAAAACAGATATATAAAGAGCTAACATGTCGGCTCCGAGACCCGGAAAATGGTGTGATTAAAGCATCTCGCTTTATCTCCATGGTTCGTCAAGTGGGTTACACAACGCAAATGGACAGATCTGTCTTACAGGCTTTTTTGTCAACATTTAAGCCGGCTGTTGGTTTTGCTGAGCATTATGCGATTTGTCTTAACGTAATGCCTTTTGCTGAACGTGGCTACCTTAAATGGTTTCGTGATGAACTGTTACAGTTGTCAAAAGAGCAGCGACATTGTCTTAACTTTGAATTTGTCGAAGCCCAATTTGTTAAGCACTTAGATTTTATGCGACCCGTAGCAAAAATGCTTGTTGGCCTCGGTTGCCATGTGGTGATTGGGCAAGCGGGGAGAACCATTGTAAGCACTCACTACCTAAAAGAGGTTGAGATTGTTTACCTTAAGCTTCACCGTAGTTTAGTGACCAATATTGACCAAAGGCACGAGAATCAACTGTTTGTTCGTAGCATGCTTGGTGCTACTGAAAACTGCAAAACAAAGCTTATCGCTGTTGGCATTGAGAATAAGCTTGAATTGGACACCTTAGCTGAGCTAGGGGTCTATGCTGGACAAGGGACTTACTTTTCGGTGGAAGAGCAGTACTTTCCTTCAATTAAAGTGCCCACTGCCGTAAAACGTGAAACTCAGGTCCAGTTAGGGAAACGCAACCGTTGGCGAAAAAAGTAA
- the gspM gene encoding type II secretion system protein GspM: protein MIEFLSSFEGRFDDMTPREKVLILLCGQVIVMMLIYSFVLEPKISEFNNNQRLLDNLKLTNQTTESNILVTQAKLNKNPNAEVDQAIKELRAESNRLSEKLEGVVEHLVSPSQMASVLEDVLAQQSGIYLLSLQTLPTEAITEKGEESKYSGYFVHPVRMELSGDYFTIANYLAMLEKLPVSYYWRSFHYKVEDYPKAKLVLEAYTLGAREEFIGG from the coding sequence GTGATTGAATTTTTGTCTTCATTTGAGGGGCGTTTTGATGACATGACCCCAAGAGAAAAAGTGCTGATCCTCTTGTGTGGCCAAGTCATTGTAATGATGTTGATTTATAGCTTTGTGTTGGAACCTAAAATAAGCGAATTCAATAACAATCAACGTTTATTGGATAACCTAAAGCTGACTAACCAAACGACAGAAAGCAATATTTTAGTTACTCAAGCCAAATTGAATAAGAATCCCAATGCAGAAGTAGACCAAGCGATCAAAGAATTACGCGCGGAAAGTAACAGGTTGTCAGAAAAGTTAGAAGGAGTCGTGGAACATTTGGTTTCACCTTCTCAGATGGCGTCGGTTTTAGAGGACGTTCTTGCTCAACAAAGTGGGATTTATCTGTTGTCATTGCAGACACTACCGACAGAAGCGATCACTGAAAAAGGTGAGGAATCAAAGTATTCCGGCTACTTTGTTCACCCAGTTCGTATGGAGTTGAGTGGCGACTACTTCACGATTGCTAACTATTTAGCCATGCTCGAAAAATTACCTGTGAGTTACTACTGGCGCAGTTTTCACTACAAGGTTGAAGACTACCCTAAAGCTAAATTGGTGTTGGAGGCTTATACGCTTGGTGCTCGAGAGGAGTTTATTGGTGGCTAA
- the uvrA gene encoding excinuclease ABC subunit UvrA has translation MDKIEVRGARTHNLKDINLTIPRDKLIVITGLSGSGKSSLAFDTLYAEGQRRYVESLSAYARQFLSLMEKPDVDHIEGLSPAISIEQKSTSHNPRSTVGTITEVYDYLRLLYARVGEPRCPTHHTPLAAQTVSQMVDKVLELPEGSKMMLLAPIVKERKGEHVKTLENLAAQGFIRARIDGETCDLSDPPTLELHKKHTIEVVVDRFKVRPDLQQRLAESFETTLELSGGIAVVAPMDGDGEEVIFSANFACPLCGYSMQELEPRLFSFNNPAGACQTCDGLGVQQYFDPSRVIQDGSLSLAQGAIRGWDQKNYYYFQMLSSLAEHYGFDLHVPFDSLPKKTQEIILKGSGRSEVEFKYINDRGDIRVKRHPFEGILNTLERRYRDTESNSVREDLAKYISTKSCSSCNGTRLRLEARNVFIADTTLPEIVKLSIAEALDFFHSLHLEGQRAQIAEKVMKEINDRLQFLVNVGLNYLNLSRSAETLSGGEAQRIRLASQIGAGLVGVMYVLDEPSIGLHQRDNERLLKTLTHLRDLGNTVLVVEHDEDAIRCADHVIDIGPGAGVHGGNVVAEGTMADIIANPNSLTGQYLSGAKEISVPKQRTPRDPKKTVELKGATGNNLKNVNLSIPVGLFSCITGVSGSGKSTLINDTFFKIAHTQLNGATTAQPSPYKSIKGLEHFDKVIDIDQSPIGRTPRSNPATYTGIFTPIRELFAGTQESRSRGYKPGRFSFNVRGGRCEACQGDGVIKVEMHFLPDVYVPCDVCKGKRYNRETLEVHYKGKTIDEVLAMTVEDARAFFDPVPVIARKLQTLIDVGLSYIRLGQAATTLSGGEAQRVKLARELSKRDTGKTLYILDEPTTGLHFHDIQQLLTVLHRLRDHGNTVVVIEHNLDVIKTADWIVDLGPEGGQGGGDIIAQGTPEDVSKVKGSHTARFLKPMLK, from the coding sequence ATGGACAAAATAGAAGTTCGCGGTGCCCGCACCCATAACCTCAAAGATATCAACCTCACTATCCCTCGCGATAAACTGATTGTCATTACCGGTTTGAGTGGTTCTGGTAAATCTTCTCTCGCCTTCGATACTTTGTATGCTGAAGGTCAAAGGCGTTACGTAGAGTCACTATCCGCTTACGCTCGCCAATTTTTGTCTCTAATGGAAAAACCAGATGTGGACCACATCGAAGGTTTGTCTCCTGCAATCTCAATTGAGCAGAAATCAACATCGCATAACCCTAGATCCACCGTCGGCACGATTACTGAAGTCTACGACTACCTACGTTTGCTTTACGCTCGTGTTGGTGAACCTCGTTGTCCAACACACCATACACCGCTTGCAGCACAAACCGTCAGCCAGATGGTCGATAAAGTCTTAGAGTTGCCAGAAGGCAGCAAGATGATGCTGCTTGCTCCTATCGTGAAAGAACGTAAAGGTGAGCATGTTAAGACACTGGAGAACCTAGCAGCTCAAGGGTTTATTCGTGCACGCATCGATGGTGAAACATGCGACCTTTCCGATCCACCAACGCTAGAGCTGCACAAAAAGCACACCATTGAAGTGGTAGTCGACCGCTTTAAAGTCCGCCCAGACTTGCAGCAACGTTTGGCTGAATCCTTCGAAACCACACTCGAGCTTTCTGGTGGCATTGCGGTTGTGGCCCCAATGGATGGCGACGGCGAAGAAGTGATCTTCTCAGCCAACTTTGCTTGCCCTCTTTGTGGCTACAGCATGCAAGAATTAGAACCTCGCCTGTTTTCATTCAATAACCCTGCCGGAGCATGCCAAACCTGTGATGGACTTGGCGTACAGCAATACTTTGACCCAAGTCGAGTAATTCAAGATGGTAGCCTCAGCCTAGCACAGGGAGCAATTCGGGGTTGGGATCAAAAGAACTATTATTACTTCCAAATGCTCTCTTCGTTAGCCGAGCATTATGGCTTCGATTTGCATGTTCCCTTTGATTCATTACCTAAGAAAACCCAAGAGATCATTTTAAAAGGCTCAGGTCGCTCAGAAGTTGAATTCAAATACATCAATGACCGAGGGGACATCCGCGTCAAGCGCCACCCATTTGAAGGGATTCTCAATACACTTGAACGTCGTTATCGTGATACCGAGTCTAACTCAGTTAGAGAAGATTTAGCGAAATACATTTCAACCAAATCCTGTTCAAGTTGTAATGGTACACGTCTACGCCTTGAAGCACGTAACGTCTTTATTGCCGATACCACACTACCGGAAATTGTAAAGCTAAGTATTGCCGAGGCATTGGATTTCTTTCATTCCTTACACTTAGAAGGGCAACGTGCCCAAATCGCAGAAAAGGTGATGAAAGAAATTAACGACCGCCTGCAATTTTTGGTCAACGTGGGACTCAATTATCTCAACTTATCACGCAGTGCTGAAACACTCTCAGGAGGAGAGGCACAACGTATTCGTCTAGCAAGCCAAATTGGAGCTGGATTAGTTGGGGTAATGTATGTTCTTGATGAGCCTTCAATTGGTCTCCACCAGCGCGATAATGAGAGACTGTTAAAAACACTGACTCACCTACGTGATTTAGGCAACACCGTCTTAGTGGTTGAACATGATGAAGATGCGATTCGCTGTGCTGACCATGTCATCGATATTGGCCCCGGAGCAGGGGTTCATGGCGGTAATGTCGTCGCAGAAGGGACGATGGCCGATATTATTGCTAACCCTAATTCATTGACAGGCCAATACCTCAGCGGCGCAAAAGAAATCAGTGTACCTAAGCAACGTACGCCAAGAGATCCAAAGAAAACGGTTGAACTCAAAGGGGCAACAGGCAATAACCTGAAAAATGTCAATCTCTCCATTCCCGTTGGTTTATTCAGTTGTATCACTGGGGTATCTGGTTCAGGCAAATCTACCCTAATCAACGATACATTCTTTAAGATTGCTCATACTCAACTCAACGGCGCCACGACTGCACAACCTTCTCCGTATAAGTCGATCAAAGGCCTTGAGCACTTCGATAAGGTTATCGATATAGACCAAAGCCCAATTGGCCGAACACCTCGCTCCAACCCAGCAACTTATACAGGTATCTTTACACCCATTAGGGAACTGTTTGCTGGCACTCAAGAGTCACGTTCCCGTGGTTATAAACCGGGGCGTTTTAGCTTTAACGTTCGAGGTGGACGCTGTGAGGCCTGTCAGGGGGATGGCGTCATCAAGGTCGAAATGCACTTCTTACCCGATGTGTACGTTCCCTGTGATGTGTGTAAAGGCAAACGCTACAATCGTGAAACACTTGAGGTCCACTACAAAGGCAAAACGATTGATGAAGTTTTAGCCATGACTGTTGAAGATGCACGAGCTTTCTTTGACCCAGTCCCAGTTATTGCCAGAAAATTACAAACCCTGATTGATGTTGGCCTATCCTATATTCGACTAGGGCAGGCAGCGACAACTTTATCTGGCGGTGAAGCTCAGCGGGTTAAACTCGCTCGTGAATTATCCAAACGAGACACAGGCAAGACCTTGTATATTTTGGATGAGCCAACCACAGGGCTTCACTTTCATGATATCCAACAGTTACTTACGGTCTTACATCGACTCCGTGATCATGGTAATACGGTCGTGGTTATAGAACATAACCTTGATGTCATTAAAACTGCCGATTGGATCGTAGATTTAGGCCCGGAAGGAGGACAAGGAGGCGGAGACATCATTGCTCAGGGAACCCCTGAAGATGTGTCTAAGGTCAAAGGTTCACACACCGCTCGTTTCCTTAAGCCTATGTTGAAATAA
- a CDS encoding LuxR C-terminal-related transcriptional regulator → MRKSSYTRKLFLVSLKKQIEPSIKKIIEDTDLEVPLISTQDLMEARPEHRNKILLIDFNEHQALIQSMKNLPIVWQNFETALINVPKRLRTHDLLAFGNLKGVFYQQESSQKVAIGLKEIVNGKNWLPREVTSQLLQYYRGVVNTHTGPIISDLTIRQLEVLRYAQSGTSNIQIAEAMCISESTVKTHLSGIFKKLSVKGRVQAIAWADQNLLC, encoded by the coding sequence ATGAGAAAGTCCAGTTATACAAGAAAGTTATTTCTAGTGAGTTTGAAAAAACAAATAGAGCCCTCTATCAAAAAGATTATAGAAGATACCGATCTTGAAGTTCCGCTTATTTCAACACAAGATTTAATGGAAGCAAGACCAGAGCACCGCAATAAAATCTTGCTAATCGATTTCAATGAACATCAGGCTCTCATTCAATCAATGAAGAATCTTCCTATCGTGTGGCAGAATTTTGAAACCGCATTAATTAATGTACCTAAACGTCTTCGTACCCACGATTTACTTGCTTTTGGCAACCTAAAAGGCGTCTTTTATCAACAAGAATCCTCACAAAAAGTGGCCATTGGTTTAAAAGAAATTGTCAATGGTAAAAATTGGTTACCCAGAGAAGTCACGAGCCAATTACTCCAATACTATCGTGGGGTCGTCAACACCCATACAGGACCAATCATTAGTGATTTGACGATTCGACAACTAGAGGTGCTGCGCTACGCTCAATCCGGAACATCAAACATCCAAATTGCAGAAGCGATGTGCATTAGTGAATCTACGGTAAAAACCCACCTCTCGGGCATTTTTAAGAAATTGTCAGTAAAAGGAAGAGTGCAAGCGATCGCTTGGGCCGATCAAAATCTATTGTGTTAA
- the mshL gene encoding pilus (MSHA type) biogenesis protein MshL, giving the protein MRKLVVGVMIASLMGCSMGHRDPVEIKQAINQSINESSSRSLEEIPSSVEADLMPNLERNPLEPSATVPRFKVEAKSVSAASFFTSLVKGTDYSVAIHPEVKGNITVELTDVTLDEVLQVVQDLYGYEIVKSEKVIQVYPAGLRTVTIPVNYLQFKRTGSSLTSIATGSISSMADANGGDNGGSSNNQSATTATGGTQIETITESDFWPALQQAVTKLIGSGKGQSVVVTPQAGLITVRAFPDELREVEDFLGVSQQRMHRQVVLEAKILEVTLSDGYQQGINWSNLSASIGNAGSIIIDRPASVLPPLDAISSLLGGQTNVTISDGSFTAVMNFMATQGDLNVLSSPRITAANNQKSVIKVGTDEYFVTDLSSTVGNGENANAVPEVDLTPFFSGISLDVTPQIDDKGNVFLHVHPAVIEVTEEIKKLNLGGDYNNIQLPLAKSSIRESDSVIRAKSGDVVVIGGLMKQENLEQVSKVPLLGDIPGLGYLFRNVANTTQKTELVILLKPTVVGVNTWQKELERSRELLQEWFPEENAAFY; this is encoded by the coding sequence ATGCGTAAATTAGTTGTCGGAGTTATGATTGCATCTCTAATGGGGTGTTCAATGGGGCATCGTGATCCTGTTGAAATCAAACAGGCTATCAACCAATCAATTAATGAGTCAAGTAGTCGCTCACTTGAAGAGATCCCTTCATCTGTGGAAGCTGACTTAATGCCAAACTTGGAGCGGAATCCTCTTGAGCCGTCAGCAACGGTGCCCCGCTTCAAGGTTGAAGCCAAATCTGTTTCAGCGGCAAGTTTTTTCACATCGTTAGTGAAAGGGACCGACTACAGTGTAGCGATTCATCCTGAGGTTAAAGGAAATATTACTGTTGAACTCACGGATGTGACTTTGGATGAAGTGCTGCAAGTCGTCCAAGACCTTTATGGCTACGAGATTGTGAAATCTGAAAAAGTGATTCAGGTTTACCCAGCTGGCCTTCGTACGGTGACAATTCCGGTGAACTACCTGCAGTTTAAACGAACAGGAAGCTCGCTAACGAGTATTGCGACTGGATCAATATCGTCGATGGCCGATGCAAATGGTGGTGATAACGGAGGCAGTTCAAACAATCAAAGTGCTACCACAGCGACTGGTGGGACACAAATTGAGACCATCACAGAAAGTGACTTCTGGCCGGCGCTGCAGCAAGCGGTGACGAAATTAATTGGTTCGGGTAAAGGGCAAAGTGTTGTTGTGACGCCTCAGGCAGGATTAATCACTGTGCGAGCTTTCCCAGATGAACTGCGTGAAGTTGAAGACTTTCTTGGCGTTTCTCAACAGCGTATGCATCGTCAAGTGGTCCTAGAAGCAAAAATTTTAGAAGTCACATTGAGTGATGGCTACCAGCAAGGAATTAATTGGTCCAACTTGTCTGCATCGATTGGAAATGCGGGCAGTATTATCATTGACCGACCAGCTTCAGTATTGCCTCCACTTGATGCGATAAGTTCTTTGCTAGGTGGGCAAACAAACGTCACTATTTCAGATGGCAGTTTTACTGCTGTGATGAATTTTATGGCAACACAAGGGGACTTAAATGTGTTGTCTAGCCCACGTATTACTGCTGCGAATAATCAAAAGTCCGTTATCAAAGTCGGTACTGACGAGTACTTTGTCACCGATCTGTCTAGTACCGTCGGCAATGGAGAGAACGCGAATGCCGTGCCGGAAGTTGACCTTACTCCTTTCTTTTCAGGGATTTCTCTTGATGTTACGCCGCAGATCGATGACAAAGGAAATGTGTTTCTCCATGTTCATCCTGCGGTCATTGAAGTTACGGAGGAGATCAAGAAATTAAACCTCGGTGGTGATTACAATAACATTCAATTGCCGTTAGCGAAAAGCTCTATCCGAGAGTCAGACTCTGTGATTCGAGCCAAAAGTGGTGACGTTGTTGTTATTGGTGGACTCATGAAGCAAGAAAACCTAGAACAAGTATCAAAAGTGCCTTTACTTGGTGATATTCCTGGTTTGGGTTATTTGTTCCGCAATGTGGCGAATACAACTCAAAAAACAGAGCTGGTTATTCTATTAAAACCGACTGTGGTGGGTGTGAATACTTGGCAGAAAGAGCTCGAGCGTTCTCGTGAGTT
- a CDS encoding single-stranded DNA-binding protein: MASRGINKVILVGNLGNDPEIRYMPSGGAVANITIATSESWRDKATGEQREKTEWHRVALFGKLAEVAGEYLRKGSQVYIEGQLQTRKWQDQSGQDRYTTEVVVQGYNGVMQMLGGRQGGAPMGGGQPQQQGGWGQPQQPAQQQYQAPQQQSQPQQQAPQQPQQQYNEPPMDFDDDIPF, encoded by the coding sequence ATGGCCAGCCGTGGAATTAACAAAGTTATCTTGGTAGGGAATCTTGGTAATGACCCTGAAATTCGTTACATGCCTAGTGGTGGTGCTGTAGCAAATATCACGATCGCAACGTCAGAATCTTGGCGTGATAAAGCGACAGGTGAGCAGCGTGAAAAAACGGAGTGGCACCGTGTTGCTCTTTTTGGCAAGCTCGCTGAAGTTGCTGGAGAGTACTTACGTAAGGGCTCTCAAGTGTACATTGAAGGTCAGCTTCAAACACGTAAATGGCAAGATCAAAGTGGTCAAGACCGTTACACAACAGAAGTTGTGGTACAAGGTTACAATGGTGTGATGCAAATGTTGGGCGGCCGTCAAGGTGGTGCACCAATGGGTGGTGGTCAACCACAGCAGCAAGGCGGTTGGGGACAGCCTCAGCAACCAGCTCAGCAGCAGTACCAAGCACCACAGCAACAGTCTCAACCTCAGCAACAAGCTCCTCAGCAGCCTCAACAGCAATACAATGAGCCGCCAATGGACTTCGATGATGATATCCCGTTCTAA